The following coding sequences lie in one Rutidosis leptorrhynchoides isolate AG116_Rl617_1_P2 chromosome 4, CSIRO_AGI_Rlap_v1, whole genome shotgun sequence genomic window:
- the LOC139841654 gene encoding uncharacterized protein, with product MVMVEGSPSSGSKLMVVLDEDRGCGWPKFIIWRHKLVADGGHWWRMVVDGGCQWFGKIDTRRSYDFLRSCPSSSGAGRSIGPRSGNRLARLGRIRVGSWNVGTLTGKWYELVETLRECKVDILCVQETRWKGRGAARINDYKLWFSGSRVARNGVGIIIGPPYNEYVVDVGRQSDRIMSVRLVIQEVTYTVICAYAPHAGRGDAEKRHFWESLDGVVRMCPPDHRLLIGGDLNGHIGSDVEGYAGVHGGFGYGARNEEGLSILEFAVAHDLAVVNSFFKKRDAQLATFHSGGHSTQIDYMLIRKGDLRTCGDCKVPTALTCSSQHRLLVMDLVLQRRTTKSVRQVQPKILWKNLNGEKAETFKTSVVGRVDAELEMVSNDDAHQLWNCLASSIREVAKETLGVALGTSRDHRAVRESWWFSDEVQSKVALKQLRFRELITGGEGTPTDRIRAVERYKEAKREAKKAVALAKENSYEDLYKKLDSKEGANDIYKIAKARERRRMDLDNIKFIKNEDGQTLVKEDEIRKIWEEYFSSLFVGGRPERHEDLQDADIEQCHNNIDCERISEEEVRLALRKMGRNKSVGPDQIPIEAWRCLGDTGVRWLTFLFNKTFRSSKMTMEWRLSETIPIYKNKGDAQCCGLKTDKSCRKMDEAADMRPGTRRLGEEIPEYS from the exons ATGGTGATGGTGGAAGGGAGCCCTAGCAGTGGTAGTAAGTTGATGGTGGTTCTAGACGAAGATCGTGGTTGTGGTTGGCCGAAG tttattatttggcgGCATAAGCTGGTGGCTGACGGAGGTCATTGGTGGCGGATGGTGGTTGATGGTGGGTGTCAATGG TTTGGTAAGATAGACACTAGACGTTCTTATGATTTCTTGAGGTCATGTCCTTCTAGTTCAGGGGCGGGTAGGTCTATTGGGCCTAGAAGCGGCAATAGGTTAGCGAGGTTGGGTAGGATTAGAGTGGGTAGTTGGAATGTGGGAACTTTGACCGGCAAATGGTATGAACTGGTCGAGACTTTACGTGAATGCAAAGTGGACATTTTGTGCGTCCAAGAGACTAGATGGAAAGGTCGAGGGGCGGCTAGGATCAATGACTACAAGTTGTGGTTCTCGGGATCGAGAGTAGCTAGGAATGGGGTTGGAATCATTATTGGCCCACCCTACAACGAGTATGTTGTGGATGTAGGTAGACAGAGCGACAGGATTATGTCGGTTAGGTTGGTTATTCAGGAGGTGACTTACACTGTAATTTGCGCTTACGCACCCCATGCGGGCCGTGGAGATGCTGAAAAGAGACACTTCTGGGAATCGTTAGATGGGGTTGTGAGGATGTGCCCTCCGGACCACAGATTACTTATTGGTGGAGATCTCAATGGCCATATAGGATCTGATGTTGAGGGATATGCGGGAGTCCACGGGGGTTTCGGGTACGGAGCTAGAAATGAGGAAGGACTCTCTATTCTTGAATTTGCTGTTGCCCACGACTTGGCAGTTGTGAATTCGTTTTTCAAGAAGAGGGATGCTCAGTTAGCAACTTTTCATAGCGGAGGTCATAGTACCCAGATTGACTACATGTTAATTCGCAAAGGGGATCTTAGGACTTGTGGAGACTGTAAGGTCCCGACTGCCTTGACATGCTCCTCCCAGCACAGACTGTTGGTCATGGATTTGGTTCTCCAGAGACGGACCACCAAGAGTGTGAGACAAGTCCAACCTAAGATCTTGTGGAAGAATTTGAACGGAGAGAAGGCAGAGACCTTTAAAACCTCGGTTGTAGGTAGAGTGGATGCTGAATTAGAAATGGTATCCAATGATGACGCGCATCAATTGTGGAATTGTCTAGCGTCCTCCATTAGAGAGGTAGCCAAGGAAACCCTAGGTGTGGCTCTAGGTACATCTAGAGACCATAGGGCTGTTAGAGAATCATGGTGGTTCAGTGACGAGGTTCAAAGCAAAGTTGCGCTTAAGCAATtaaggtttagggagctcatcACTGGTGGGGAGGGGACTCCGACGGATAGAATTAGGGCTGTAGAGAGATATAAAGAAGccaaaagagaagctaagaaggctgtAGCCCTAGCAAAAGAAAATTCATATGAAGATCTGTATAAGAAACTTGACTCCAAAGAGGGAGCTAATGATATTTACAagatagccaaagctagggagcgaagaCGTATGGATCTtgataacatcaagtttatcaaaaATGAAGATGGTCAAACTTTAGTTAAGGAAGACGAAATTAGGAAAATATGGGAAGAGTATTTCTCATCTCTCTTTGTAGGGGGAAGACCAGAGCGCCACGAGGACTTACAAGACGCTGATATAGAACAATGCCATAACAACATCGATTGTGAGAGGATTAGCGAAGAGGAAGTAAGATTggcactacgaaagatggggagaaataaATCAGTGGGACCGGATCAGATCCCTATTGAGGCGTGGCGGTGCCTGGGCGACACTGGTGTTAGGTGGCTGACTTTCCTTTTTAACAAGACGTTTCGAAGCTCTAAAATGACTATGGAATGGAGACTGAGTGAGACTATTCCCATCTATAAGAACAAGGGGGATGCTCAATGTTGCg